From the Flavobacterium galactosidilyticum genome, one window contains:
- a CDS encoding ISAon1 family transposase, whose translation MDSSPNDCNAIASFYGVKGRNLLSQYKDYLSDFKTWDQLGHAKKWLLFPKNIRKYLSIDETSLSNGELYTILTSKSAKGKKGTIVAMVAGTKAETVISIIEKIPFKQRNLVKEITLDMAGNMGLIARKCFPNATRVVDRFHVQKLATEALQEIRIKYRWEAIDQENDAIERARKSKVNFESKTLSNGDTLKQLLARSRYFLYKNKSKWTPNQIERAGLLFELYPDIQKGYNLTQELRGIFEHTTDKIIAFAKLAKWHEKVNQSGFKSFGTISRTIMTHYQTILNYFDNRSTNASAESFNAKIKAFRSRFRGVRNVEFFLFRLTNIYA comes from the coding sequence ATAGATTCCAGCCCAAATGATTGTAATGCTATCGCTTCTTTTTATGGAGTTAAGGGGAGAAATTTGTTGTCTCAATACAAAGACTACTTAAGTGACTTTAAAACTTGGGATCAACTAGGACATGCTAAAAAATGGCTTCTTTTCCCTAAGAACATTCGAAAGTATTTATCTATAGATGAAACATCTCTCTCTAACGGAGAGCTCTATACAATTCTGACCAGTAAATCTGCTAAAGGAAAGAAAGGAACCATTGTAGCCATGGTTGCAGGAACTAAAGCAGAAACAGTAATATCAATTATTGAAAAAATCCCTTTTAAACAAAGAAACCTAGTCAAAGAAATTACTTTGGATATGGCCGGTAATATGGGCTTAATTGCTCGAAAATGTTTTCCTAATGCAACTCGTGTTGTTGATCGTTTCCATGTGCAGAAGCTGGCTACAGAAGCACTCCAGGAAATCAGGATCAAATATCGTTGGGAAGCCATAGATCAAGAAAATGACGCAATAGAACGAGCAAGGAAGTCAAAAGTAAATTTCGAATCTAAAACACTCTCTAATGGCGATACTCTTAAACAATTACTGGCAAGGAGTCGTTATTTCTTGTATAAAAACAAATCTAAATGGACACCAAACCAAATAGAACGTGCTGGCTTACTATTTGAATTATATCCTGATATTCAAAAAGGATATAACCTAACTCAAGAGCTTCGTGGCATCTTTGAGCACACAACGGATAAAATTATTGCTTTTGCGAAATTAGCCAAATGGCATGAAAAAGTAAATCAATCTGGGTTTAAGTCTTTCGGTACAATCTCCCGTACCATTATGACTCACTATCAAACAATATTGAACTACTTTGACAATAGAAGTACTAATGCTTCAGCAGAATCTTTCAATGCAAAAATAAAAGCATTTAGATCACGATTCAGAGGTGTTAGGAATGTAGAATTTTTCCTTTTTCGACTAACGAATATATATGCTTAA
- a CDS encoding ISAon1 family transposase N-terminal region protein, with protein sequence MQDSFIEILKLLLPEIIVDYFELTSYKKGDEIIHLYLKEINSIPEEYRGSKLSSKGFFEEITVQDFPIRGHQVYLHITRRRWLNEDTGKVVFRDWNLVADGTRVTQEFASFLKEINRFQPK encoded by the coding sequence ATGCAAGACTCTTTTATCGAGATCCTTAAATTATTGTTACCAGAAATAATAGTAGACTACTTTGAACTTACGTCCTATAAAAAAGGAGACGAGATAATTCATTTGTATCTAAAGGAGATCAATTCAATTCCTGAAGAATACCGAGGATCTAAATTGAGTTCAAAAGGATTCTTTGAAGAGATAACGGTTCAAGATTTTCCTATTCGTGGACATCAGGTATATCTTCATATCACTCGAAGAAGATGGCTTAACGAAGATACTGGCAAAGTGGTCTTTAGAGATTGGAATTTAGTAGCAGACGGAACTCGTGTAACACAGGAGTTTGCGTCTTTTTTAAAAGAGATCAATAGATTCCAGCCCAAATGA
- a CDS encoding substrate-binding domain-containing protein — protein MNFIFLQTSCNSTAREEREISIGFSQSVGNDLWRVSMNHAMEVETSLHPNVNLTIYNAHQQAKKQILDIEKFIDSKVDVIIISPFESDSIVPVIEKAKAKGIPVILIDRKASTTNYTTYIGADNIEVGRLAGKYIAASSKGNATVVEIKGDYTTSPGVERSEGFKQIISKYPGIKVHTVSSLGSEYPKKEFVRLLDSLQNIDYVFGYNDIIAYNAWKIAKSKGLGNKLKFIGVDGLNGPFGGIQLVKEGVLSATILYPTGGSEAIKLALKIVHNEIVPKKNKLSTTIIDSLNADIMSNQFDRISIQQSNIEEQQNIIKNKGKEYTTQNNLLKLLFALFILTLCLAVYSIYSRIAISRKKEELEVRNKKIKSQRNEIKKYSEELKQSNEARLNFFMGLSHEFKTPLTLILSSVESLGTELKNKGNSVNKEINLMYNNSRRLLRLINQLLDYRKVEEEKFILKASITNLFDFSNNIIADFEREAKKLNIDFSLVTNNPDLEVYIDRNLMDKVYFNLLSNAFKFTPAKGKISIVINENKLKKEVKISFKDSGIGIPENELKEVFRAFYQGSNNFRNSSGIGLHLSKSFVDLHKGSVEVQSKNGTEFIIKLQIGKEHLDPKSIVNTPALDFVNQNDYLDEEVVPNSEITNSDDKYSILYIEDNVDLLDFMAQKLSVEFSIYTSDGTDAIERALDLIPDVIVCDLNLPEKNGFEICQILKKDLRTSHIPIIILTASDDQDSYLKALESGADVFLTKPFSLKVLVQSIKGLVFNREKLRFYYSNNIANIVNNEDVNFGSSEQNFLRKLNELIAMNIDNSIYTVEDLAKDLNISRVQLYRKVKAILGISVSDHINNIRLAKSKDLLVNSNLTISEIAYAVGFSSPNYFSTTFKNKYGVSPKEFKK, from the coding sequence TTGAATTTCATTTTCCTACAGACCTCTTGTAATTCAACAGCTAGAGAAGAACGTGAAATTTCAATAGGCTTTTCACAAAGTGTTGGAAATGATTTATGGAGAGTTTCAATGAATCATGCAATGGAAGTCGAGACCTCTCTTCACCCCAACGTCAATTTGACTATATATAACGCGCATCAGCAGGCTAAAAAACAAATTCTTGACATAGAGAAGTTTATTGATAGTAAAGTTGATGTAATCATAATTTCTCCGTTCGAATCTGACTCTATTGTTCCCGTTATAGAAAAAGCCAAGGCTAAAGGCATACCTGTTATTTTAATAGACCGAAAAGCAAGCACAACTAATTACACTACTTATATAGGTGCAGATAATATTGAGGTTGGAAGATTAGCAGGAAAATACATCGCTGCTTCGTCAAAAGGGAATGCTACTGTAGTCGAAATTAAAGGAGATTACACAACTTCGCCAGGAGTAGAAAGAAGTGAAGGTTTTAAACAAATTATTAGTAAATACCCCGGAATCAAAGTGCATACCGTAAGTTCTTTGGGCTCTGAATATCCAAAAAAAGAATTTGTCAGATTATTAGATAGTTTACAAAATATAGATTATGTATTTGGCTATAATGATATTATCGCATATAATGCCTGGAAAATAGCTAAAAGTAAAGGTTTAGGAAATAAATTAAAGTTTATAGGAGTTGATGGTCTTAATGGTCCATTTGGAGGAATTCAATTGGTTAAAGAAGGAGTTTTGAGTGCTACTATTTTGTATCCTACAGGAGGTAGTGAAGCAATAAAATTAGCCTTGAAAATTGTACATAATGAAATAGTTCCCAAAAAAAACAAACTTTCTACAACAATAATAGATTCGCTTAACGCAGATATTATGAGTAATCAATTTGACAGAATATCTATTCAACAGTCAAATATTGAGGAACAGCAAAATATCATAAAAAACAAGGGGAAAGAATATACAACTCAAAATAATTTATTGAAACTATTATTTGCATTATTTATTTTAACATTATGTCTGGCAGTGTATAGTATCTATTCTCGTATTGCGATTAGCCGCAAAAAAGAGGAATTAGAAGTAAGAAATAAAAAAATTAAAAGTCAAAGAAATGAGATTAAAAAATACTCCGAAGAACTAAAACAAAGCAATGAAGCACGTTTGAACTTCTTTATGGGTTTATCACATGAATTTAAAACGCCGTTAACTTTAATTTTAAGTTCTGTAGAGTCTCTGGGAACAGAACTCAAAAACAAGGGGAATTCTGTCAACAAAGAGATTAATTTAATGTATAATAATTCTAGAAGGTTGCTGCGATTAATCAATCAATTATTAGACTATAGAAAAGTTGAAGAGGAAAAATTTATATTAAAGGCTTCCATCACTAATTTATTTGATTTTTCAAATAATATTATTGCGGATTTTGAAAGAGAAGCAAAGAAACTTAATATCGATTTCTCTTTGGTAACAAACAACCCTGACCTTGAGGTTTATATTGATCGTAATTTGATGGACAAAGTTTACTTCAATTTGCTTTCCAATGCCTTTAAATTTACTCCAGCAAAAGGGAAGATTTCTATTGTGATAAATGAGAATAAATTGAAGAAAGAGGTTAAAATTTCTTTTAAAGATTCTGGCATTGGAATACCAGAAAATGAATTAAAAGAGGTGTTTCGTGCTTTTTATCAAGGTTCTAATAATTTTAGAAATAGCTCTGGTATTGGTCTTCATCTGTCCAAAAGTTTTGTTGATTTACACAAGGGAAGTGTCGAAGTTCAATCGAAAAATGGAACTGAGTTTATTATAAAGTTACAAATAGGAAAAGAACATTTAGACCCTAAAAGTATAGTGAACACTCCAGCTTTAGACTTTGTTAATCAGAATGATTATCTTGACGAAGAAGTTGTCCCAAACAGTGAAATTACAAATTCTGATGATAAATATTCTATTTTATACATCGAAGACAATGTGGATTTACTTGATTTTATGGCTCAAAAACTATCTGTTGAATTTTCAATTTATACTTCTGACGGGACTGATGCTATTGAACGAGCATTAGATTTGATTCCTGATGTGATTGTTTGTGATTTGAATTTACCAGAGAAAAATGGATTTGAAATTTGTCAAATTCTCAAGAAAGATTTAAGGACGTCTCATATCCCGATAATTATTCTAACTGCTTCAGACGATCAGGATTCCTATTTAAAAGCCCTCGAGAGTGGTGCCGATGTTTTCCTAACCAAACCATTTAGTTTAAAAGTATTGGTTCAGTCCATAAAAGGATTGGTTTTTAATCGAGAAAAATTACGTTTTTATTACTCTAATAACATTGCAAATATTGTAAATAATGAGGATGTCAATTTTGGTAGTTCAGAACAGAATTTTCTAAGAAAACTTAATGAATTAATAGCCATGAATATTGACAACTCTATTTATACTGTCGAGGATTTGGCTAAAGACTTAAATATTTCTCGCGTACAATTATATCGTAAAGTAAAAGCAATTTTAGGGATTAGTGTTAGTGATCACATCAATAACATACGGTTAGCTAAATCAAAAGATCTACTTGTAAATTCGAATCTAACTATTTCTGAGATCGCATATGCAGTTGGGTTTTCTTCTCCGAATTACTTCTCAACCACTTTTAAAAATAAATATGGAGTGTCTCCAAAGGAATTCAAAAAATAA
- a CDS encoding sugar porter family MFS transporter — protein MKKIAVWALIASLAGFLFGFDTVVISGADKNLQAIWNSSDAFHGTVVMGMALWGTVLGAIFGGIPTNRIGRKNTLLGIGVLFLVSAIGSAFANDPIVFAVFRFIGGIGVGASTIAAPTYISEIAPAKDRGKLVAFYQFNIVLGILVAFLSNYLLKDIGENSWRWMMGVEAFPAIIYVLLVLFIPKSPRWLLSKFKNDEARKVLQLMGQEADYEKMKEEIELDNDNAAIANDTIFLKKYRTPLILAFLMAFFNQLSGINAFLYYSSRIFQEAGLGESTALLSSIGIGVVNLLFTLLGVFLIDKLGRKILMYIGSVGYIISLSLVAMAFFFHWEGMAVPIFLFLFIAAHAIGQGAVIWVFISEIFPNHLRASGQAFGSTTHWVLAAIIPSLIPYLFSTVGAGTVFLFFAVMMVFQLLFVAFMMPETKGISLEELSKKLIKK, from the coding sequence ATGAAAAAAATAGCAGTTTGGGCATTAATAGCTTCGTTAGCAGGTTTCCTTTTTGGATTTGATACTGTAGTAATTTCAGGAGCAGATAAAAATTTGCAAGCGATTTGGAATTCATCTGATGCTTTTCACGGAACAGTTGTCATGGGAATGGCATTATGGGGTACAGTTCTAGGTGCCATATTTGGAGGGATACCAACTAATAGAATAGGACGAAAGAATACCTTATTAGGGATAGGAGTTTTATTTTTGGTTTCAGCTATTGGTTCTGCTTTTGCAAATGATCCGATTGTTTTTGCTGTTTTTAGATTTATTGGAGGTATCGGAGTTGGTGCTTCAACAATTGCTGCGCCAACGTATATCTCAGAGATTGCTCCCGCAAAGGACAGAGGAAAATTAGTAGCGTTTTATCAATTCAATATTGTTTTAGGAATCTTAGTTGCCTTTCTTTCTAATTATTTATTGAAAGACATTGGAGAAAACTCATGGAGATGGATGATGGGTGTTGAAGCATTTCCGGCTATAATATATGTATTGCTGGTTTTATTTATTCCTAAAAGTCCTAGATGGCTGTTATCTAAATTTAAAAATGATGAAGCCAGAAAAGTTTTGCAGTTGATGGGGCAAGAAGCTGACTACGAAAAAATGAAGGAGGAAATAGAGCTTGATAACGACAACGCCGCAATTGCAAACGATACTATCTTTTTGAAAAAATACAGAACTCCTTTGATATTGGCTTTTTTAATGGCTTTTTTCAACCAGCTGTCAGGAATTAATGCATTCTTATATTATTCAAGTAGAATATTTCAGGAAGCCGGTCTTGGCGAAAGTACCGCTTTGCTGAGCAGTATTGGTATTGGTGTTGTGAATTTGTTATTTACTCTGCTAGGTGTATTTCTTATTGACAAATTAGGTCGTAAGATTTTAATGTACATTGGTTCTGTCGGGTATATTATATCACTTAGTTTAGTGGCAATGGCCTTTTTCTTTCATTGGGAAGGAATGGCAGTTCCAATATTTTTATTTCTTTTTATTGCGGCACATGCAATAGGTCAGGGTGCTGTAATCTGGGTATTTATTTCAGAAATTTTCCCCAACCATCTTAGAGCATCAGGGCAAGCCTTTGGTAGCACTACACATTGGGTTCTGGCAGCAATAATTCCATCATTAATACCGTACTTATTTTCTACAGTAGGAGCTGGTACAGTGTTTTTGTTTTTTGCAGTGATGATGGTTTTTCAACTTTTGTTTGTTGCTTTCATGATGCCCGAAACAAAAGGAATTTCATTGGAAGAATTGAGTAAAAAATTAATTAAAAAATAA
- a CDS encoding glycoside hydrolase family 32 protein, whose protein sequence is MKTIIRKQFFRLSCCILGLVVLAGCKQSLFTEKKDYTEAELYRPNFHFTPQKGWMNDPNGMFYYNGYYHLFYQYYPDSNVWGPMHWGHAISTDLISWTEKPIALYPDEKGYIFSGSAVVDVNNTSGFGSLQNPPMVAMFTYHDMKMEKAGEINYQSQGIAYSLDEGLTWTKYEANPIIKNPNIKDFRDPKITWDAIHEKWLMVLAAGDKTMFYGSKNLKDWELLSDFGKNIGAHGGVWECPDFFPIQVEGTDEYKWVMLLSINPGGPNGGSATQYFVGDFDGKTFTLDESFAKDVKQQKGLWIDYGKDNYAGVTWSNISEVDGRKLFIGWMSNWDYAQKVPTETWRSSMTIPRELGLVKENGHYIVSSKPVKELQNYITKTIKKESLKIDRETIIINKALVDLSKVDISFSLKNLKKDVYTFSFSNDSKNKIQFGINKEDNYFFIDRSKSGNLAFSDAFANKISKAPFTADFDKMDVRVIVDKTSIEIFYNNGKTVMTEIFFPDKPMQYFTVSNANAEYTIENLIINQLNFN, encoded by the coding sequence ATGAAAACAATAATTAGAAAACAATTTTTCAGGCTCTCGTGTTGCATTCTCGGATTGGTTGTCTTAGCAGGATGTAAGCAATCATTATTTACTGAAAAGAAAGATTATACTGAAGCAGAATTGTATAGACCAAATTTTCATTTTACCCCGCAAAAAGGTTGGATGAATGATCCTAACGGGATGTTTTATTACAATGGCTACTACCATCTTTTTTATCAATACTATCCAGATTCAAATGTTTGGGGACCTATGCATTGGGGACACGCAATAAGTACAGATCTTATTTCCTGGACAGAAAAACCAATCGCCCTTTACCCCGACGAAAAAGGATATATCTTTTCTGGAAGTGCAGTTGTCGATGTAAATAACACTTCAGGTTTTGGAAGCTTACAAAATCCTCCTATGGTTGCGATGTTTACGTACCACGACATGAAAATGGAAAAAGCAGGTGAAATTAATTATCAATCACAAGGAATTGCATATTCATTAGATGAAGGTTTGACTTGGACAAAATATGAAGCTAATCCTATTATTAAAAATCCAAATATTAAAGATTTTAGAGACCCTAAAATAACTTGGGATGCCATTCATGAAAAATGGTTAATGGTTTTGGCAGCGGGAGATAAGACTATGTTTTATGGTTCTAAAAATCTGAAAGACTGGGAACTACTTTCTGATTTCGGAAAAAATATTGGGGCTCATGGAGGTGTTTGGGAATGCCCAGATTTTTTCCCGATACAAGTTGAGGGTACTGATGAATATAAATGGGTCATGTTATTAAGTATAAACCCTGGTGGTCCTAATGGTGGTTCTGCTACGCAGTATTTTGTTGGTGATTTTGATGGAAAAACATTCACGCTGGATGAATCTTTTGCTAAAGATGTAAAACAACAAAAAGGGCTATGGATTGACTACGGCAAAGACAACTATGCAGGTGTTACTTGGTCAAATATATCTGAAGTTGATGGTAGAAAGTTGTTTATAGGTTGGATGTCAAATTGGGATTATGCACAAAAAGTACCAACAGAAACTTGGAGAAGTAGTATGACGATTCCCAGAGAACTAGGACTTGTAAAAGAGAACGGTCATTATATTGTTTCCTCTAAACCTGTAAAAGAATTACAAAATTATATCACTAAGACAATCAAAAAAGAATCTCTTAAAATAGACAGAGAAACGATTATCATCAATAAGGCACTAGTCGATTTATCTAAAGTGGATATTAGCTTTTCTTTAAAAAATCTAAAAAAGGATGTTTACACTTTTTCGTTTTCAAATGATTCAAAGAATAAAATACAATTTGGAATCAATAAAGAGGATAATTACTTTTTTATAGATCGATCAAAATCTGGAAACTTAGCCTTTTCTGATGCTTTTGCAAATAAAATTTCAAAAGCTCCATTCACAGCAGACTTTGATAAAATGGATGTAAGAGTTATCGTTGATAAAACTTCAATTGAAATATTTTACAATAATGGAAAAACGGTTATGACAGAAATATTTTTTCCAGATAAACCAATGCAATATTTCACGGTTTCTAATGCTAATGCAGAATATACCATTGAAAACTTAATTATTAACCAACTAAATTTTAACTAA
- a CDS encoding SusC/RagA family TonB-linked outer membrane protein, translating into MKHKIILYLILMGSFFSISAQNIGIKGVVTSSDDGMTLPGASVLVSGTNIGTSTDIDGQFTINNVDKNATLIFSYTGYATQTIKLNGQTTLNVSLKSESLKLDDVVVTGYSREKKADLTGAVTIVDLKPIEGQSMSSGNAMQALQGRVAGLAIEKSGDPSGANSKILIRGVSTLGNTDPLYVIDGVPTVRPEVFASLSPSVIESVQVLKDASASSIYGSRAANGVIIVTTKNRAKGDVTAVSFSTNVSVLSEKKQRYKMLNAIERGKVLWQASVNDGADPAGGYGEIYNFDWNNNFANPVLNSVSVKPFVGGDKNVPVGDTDWQDTVYQTGLLINNDLSVSGGSEKANAVLNLGYLDNSGMLKYTNYDRYSARLNANFKLFNDKVRFGVNSQFTQSDERSAANDVGSAPTPGLAISIAPTIPVYTNTGGYGGPIGSGYSDRNNPLLMQYLNRWDNSRKISLYGNVFTEIDIVKGLVFRNSIGMDFNDFKRKDIEPTVNNGFITRNVNSLTLDTNKYSSLTISNTLNYNLKISDHKIGILIGTESIKTDFNSLFARAEGFAVESESYFTLAAATGARTNNGITTGSRLLSQFGKFNYAFSDRYLASFTIRRDGSSRFGQDNRYGIFPAVTAGWRINNEKFLKNVSAVSNLKLRAGYGEVGNQSIGDNARFGLFETRYGPNQNVYFPDFFNVYYNVGTAYDLNGANTGNLPSGFVSTQGVNSGLKWETTKEYNVGLDFGFLGNKLSGSFDYFSRKTEGILIVPPVASAVGEGQQRSVNGANTANRGWELSVGYGETLDNGLTFNVTTNFGATKNKITELPEEVRAAYPGTAANSIVGHSQFEVFGYKTDGLFQSQADIDSHATQVAARLGGIKYIDLDGNGVINSEDRTFIGSTLPKLEYGINISLGYKDFDFSVFGSGVTGRIGQDPYIFWNNFVQGRENAGPGTLNAWTPTNTNTDVPSLSLANNDNQASDYFFRNNSYFKVRNMQLGYTLSEKLVEKTGFITNCRVYAQGENLFWFTPKGYIGQDPERTDVNRIPVPTTYSLGLNINF; encoded by the coding sequence ATGAAACACAAAATAATTCTTTACTTAATCCTGATGGGGTCCTTCTTTTCAATATCGGCCCAAAATATAGGAATCAAAGGAGTAGTAACTTCTTCAGATGATGGGATGACTCTTCCAGGAGCATCAGTACTGGTATCAGGTACAAATATAGGGACATCTACAGATATTGACGGTCAGTTTACAATTAATAATGTAGATAAAAATGCAACATTAATATTTAGTTATACAGGTTATGCTACACAAACTATTAAGCTTAATGGACAAACAACTTTAAATGTTTCATTGAAATCAGAGTCTCTTAAATTAGATGATGTTGTTGTAACTGGTTACTCTAGAGAGAAAAAAGCCGATTTAACGGGAGCGGTAACTATCGTGGATTTGAAACCCATAGAAGGACAAAGTATGAGCTCTGGTAATGCTATGCAAGCACTCCAAGGGAGAGTTGCTGGTTTAGCAATTGAAAAATCAGGAGATCCAAGTGGTGCAAATAGCAAAATTTTGATTAGAGGTGTAAGTACCTTGGGGAATACCGATCCTTTGTATGTGATTGACGGGGTTCCTACTGTTAGGCCAGAGGTATTTGCGAGCTTAAGTCCTAGTGTAATCGAATCCGTTCAAGTTTTGAAAGATGCTTCGGCTTCTTCTATTTACGGTTCTCGAGCAGCTAATGGAGTTATTATTGTAACCACAAAAAATAGAGCTAAAGGGGATGTTACTGCGGTTTCATTTAGTACTAACGTTTCAGTCCTTTCTGAAAAGAAACAACGCTATAAAATGCTTAATGCTATAGAAAGAGGTAAAGTATTATGGCAAGCATCTGTAAATGATGGTGCTGATCCAGCCGGTGGATATGGCGAAATTTATAATTTTGATTGGAATAATAATTTTGCTAATCCAGTCTTAAACAGCGTAAGCGTAAAACCATTTGTAGGAGGTGATAAGAACGTGCCTGTAGGTGATACTGATTGGCAAGATACAGTATATCAAACAGGATTACTTATAAATAATGACTTGTCTGTTTCTGGAGGATCTGAAAAAGCAAATGCAGTTTTAAATCTTGGATATCTGGATAATTCAGGGATGCTAAAATATACTAACTATGACAGATATTCTGCTAGACTTAATGCTAATTTTAAATTGTTTAATGACAAAGTAAGATTTGGAGTTAACTCTCAATTTACACAATCTGACGAAAGAAGCGCAGCTAATGATGTAGGTAGTGCGCCAACGCCAGGATTAGCAATATCTATTGCTCCTACTATTCCTGTTTATACTAATACTGGAGGGTATGGTGGTCCTATTGGATCTGGATATTCAGATAGAAACAATCCATTGTTGATGCAATATCTAAATAGATGGGATAATTCTAGAAAAATATCTTTATATGGTAATGTATTCACTGAAATTGATATCGTAAAAGGATTGGTTTTTAGAAACAGTATTGGTATGGACTTTAATGATTTTAAACGCAAAGACATTGAACCAACGGTAAATAATGGGTTTATTACTAGAAATGTAAATAGTTTGACCTTAGACACTAATAAATACTCAAGTTTAACCATTTCAAACACTTTGAATTATAATTTAAAAATTTCGGATCATAAGATTGGAATTCTTATTGGAACTGAATCAATTAAAACAGATTTCAATTCATTGTTTGCTCGTGCAGAAGGATTTGCAGTAGAATCAGAATCATATTTTACACTTGCAGCAGCAACTGGTGCAAGAACTAATAATGGAATAACAACCGGAAGTCGATTGCTTTCCCAATTCGGAAAATTTAATTATGCTTTTTCAGATCGTTATTTAGCTTCATTCACCATTCGTAGAGATGGATCTTCAAGATTTGGTCAAGATAATAGATATGGTATTTTTCCAGCAGTAACTGCAGGATGGAGAATTAACAATGAAAAATTCCTTAAAAATGTTTCGGCAGTTTCAAACTTGAAATTACGTGCTGGTTACGGAGAGGTGGGGAATCAATCTATTGGTGATAATGCTCGCTTTGGTTTGTTTGAAACGAGATATGGTCCTAATCAAAATGTATATTTCCCTGATTTTTTTAATGTTTATTATAATGTGGGTACAGCCTACGATTTGAATGGTGCTAATACTGGAAATTTACCTTCTGGTTTTGTGTCTACACAAGGCGTAAATTCAGGATTAAAATGGGAAACGACGAAGGAGTATAATGTAGGTTTAGATTTTGGTTTCTTGGGAAATAAATTGTCAGGTTCATTTGATTATTTCTCTAGAAAAACCGAAGGTATCTTGATTGTACCACCTGTGGCATCTGCTGTGGGCGAAGGACAACAACGTTCTGTAAACGGTGCTAATACTGCTAACAGAGGATGGGAACTTAGCGTAGGTTATGGCGAAACCTTGGATAACGGCTTGACTTTTAATGTGACTACTAATTTTGGTGCGACAAAGAATAAAATAACTGAATTACCAGAAGAGGTGCGAGCTGCCTATCCTGGGACAGCGGCTAATTCAATTGTAGGGCATTCACAGTTTGAGGTTTTTGGATACAAAACTGATGGTTTGTTTCAAAGTCAAGCTGACATAGATTCACATGCTACACAAGTGGCAGCCAGATTAGGAGGAATTAAATATATTGACCTTGATGGTAATGGTGTGATAAATTCTGAAGATAGAACTTTCATTGGAAGCACATTGCCAAAATTAGAATATGGAATCAACATTAGTTTAGGGTATAAAGATTTTGATTTTTCTGTCTTTGGATCCGGTGTAACAGGTCGTATTGGACAAGATCCATATATCTTTTGGAATAATTTTGTTCAAGGTAGAGAAAATGCGGGACCTGGAACCTTGAATGCTTGGACACCTACGAATACAAACACAGATGTTCCTTCCCTTTCTTTGGCTAATAATGACAATCAAGCATCCGATTATTTTTTCAGAAACAACTCGTATTTCAAAGTTAGAAACATGCAACTTGGATATACACTTTCTGAGAAATTAGTAGAAAAAACAGGATTCATAACAAATTGTAGGGTTTATGCACAGGGAGAAAATTTATTTTGGTTTACACCAAAAGGATATATCGGTCAAGACCCAGAACGCACAGATGTAAATAGAATACCAGTTCCAACTACATATTCATTAGGTTTAAACATTAATTTTTAA